One Tenebrio molitor chromosome 2, icTenMoli1.1, whole genome shotgun sequence genomic region harbors:
- the LOC138123346 gene encoding uncharacterized protein isoform X1, which produces MMENQQWPAKYQQSVAGSDTTQDSLNNGETNDNAAKDENGEGVHDNDKRDENDSPTISEKAKQLISLILDQMKELSNAEKYLLYLKLFQISNVVDPLRQPLNPLGSRSEINRTISWIKTHLEEDAETSLPKQEVYEEYTVYCSQNQIKSLSQADFGKVMKQVYPKVRARRLGTRGNSRYCYSGLRRCIKLKPPKLPDLADKPLSTEAPCTQSTLTAAAWLIVKEWSEFHFKVQFPSLQALAQFLVVSHSVGVGTDAAKQLTSATESQLKGELCGGKSGTKHREMQLQLQKKLQQKNNEVKERKRKIQSPKCDPKPSCKKPKTSMVAASVRPETSPTLTGAGESSTSTSTGSTSTSPTQGKPICDKSLDFTQLPALPDFKSFQKPVCEQPQQQNGLGTAAKVAIPRLASGIKAQQQQRSPQSSPKKQVKNAKYKAIQPKPQPCDNASYNPQTSADIRSQGVLHNVDRFKERKSSDDDCDTPVFPLPRERLESISNVDKDAMDEYLGTNNSQHEEELSKYFSNNIETTDQDNTTKLSQLRQLLEQNGISDNKNFSLVESGPAVALTNPLVDAIAVQTVNMYPAPAPTNQTAAPTAHSNARRRVSFETPLPEDAVPPSPNTRRKNFSFTPISPGPQSPNGRQSKCSSTNVSPFVSPRNTPIPRTKNNTHQNAGIGVRKKIKREPELSVDIPADNKSYLAMSAPASPMLYNNKSVLETLLHSNSKVAYTPDYVNSSIKQDVSGEIEILEHDPVENLTDFTYRSQSVPLSQMIKSNFADEAPFIPTLAGQSAGDFNDFDPISESVTVNRIIDALDEHPCENAANMEMYNVDIAPTGQCLPGFNLIVDSNLEIPNNFGDNIAYTPGSRHLARSQSIDVNGCYEIKCNNPSRSVPNTPLSFNQNKPQPVKNFNSQSSRSYPSTPLLVAESAFNYTVNGDCLLNGQPIRSNGTARADSLTYFMNLNEANEDNNIERHLSTEDEFGIARSLPGNEFGIVENENGLMDENGVLIGEQTYNGNINN; this is translated from the exons ACTGTATTTGAAACTGTTTCAAATCAGCAATGTTGTGGACCCTTTGCGACAACCATTGAACCCACTGGGCAGTCGTTCTGAAATCAATAGGACCATATCATGGATCAAGACTCATTTAGAAGAAGATGCAGAGACATCCCTTCCAAAACAAGAGGTTTACGAGGAATATAC AGTGTATTGTTCACAAAACCAGATAAAATCGCTTTCTCAAGCTGATTTTGGTAAAGTCATGAAACAAGTGTATCCAAAAGTAAGAGCTAGGCGTTTGGGTACCCGGGGTAATTCTCGCTATTGTTACTCAGGTTTGAGGAGATGTATCAAGTTAAAGCCTCCAAAATTGCCGGATCTTGCTGATAAGCCTTTA AGCACTGAGGCCCCTTGTACTCAGTCCACTTTAACAGCGGCGGCTTGGTTAATTGTGAAGGAATGGTCTGAATTTCACTTTAAAGTTCAATTTCCGTCGTTGCAAGCGCTAGCTCAGTTTCTCGTGGTCAGTCATTCGGTCGGCGTAGGGACTGACGCCGCCAAACAGTTGACTTCCGCCACAGAATCACAACTGAAAG GGGAGCTGTGTGGTGGGAAAAGCGGAACCAAGCACAGGGAAATGCAACTGCAATTGCAGAAAAAACTACAACAGAAAAACAATGAAgttaaagaaagaaagagGAAAATACAG TCTCCCAAGTGCGATCCGAAGCCGAGCTGCAAGAAACCGAAGACGTCGATGGTGGCGGCGTCGGTTCGTCCCGAAACTTCCCCCACGTTGACGGGTGCGGGCGAGAGCAGCACCAGTACAAGCACCGGCAGCACCAGCACGAGTCCCACTCAGGGCAAACCTATCTGTGATAAATCGTTAGATTTCACTCAACTACCAGCGTTACCTGACTTCAAAAGTTTCCAAAAGCCCGTCTGTGAACAGCCGCAACAGCAAAACGGTCTCGGGACAGCTGCCAAGGTGGCGATACCGCGCCTCGCGTCAGGAATCAAGGCTCAACAACAGCAACGGTCGCCACAATCGTCCCCGAAGAAGCAAGTCAAGAATGCAAAGTACAAAGCCATCCAACCCAAACCGCAACCATGTGATAACGCATCGTACAACCCGCAGACCTCTGCGGACATCAGATCTCAAGGTGTACTACACAACGTAGATAGATTTAAGGAAAGAAAAAGCAGTGATGATGATTGTGACACTCCGGTTTTTCCCCTGCCAAGGGAGAGGCTCGAGAGCATCAGCAACGTAGACAAGGACGCCATGGACGAATATTTAG GTACAAACAACAGTCAGCACGAAGAAGAACTGTCAAAATACTTCAGCAACAACATCGAGACCACGGACCAAGACAACACGACGAAACTCTCGCAGCTGCGCCAGCTCCTCGAGCAGAACGGCATCTCCGACAACAAGAACTTCTCCTTGGTGGAGAGCGGCCCCGCTGTTGCCCTGACCAATCCCCTGGTGGACGCCATCGCGGTCCAGACCGTGAACATGTACCCGGCCCCGGCCCCGACCAACCAGACCGCCGCCCCGACCGCTCACAGCAACGCCCGCCGCCGGGTCAGCTTCGAGACGCCGCTCCCCGAAGACGCGGTCCCTCCAAGTCCCAATACTCGccgcaaaaatttcagtttcaCCCCGATAAGTCCCGGCCCGCAGTCGCCCAACGGGCGGCAGTCCAAGTGTTCGAGCACGAACGTGAGTCCATTCGTCAGTCCCAGGAACACGCCGATACCGCGCACCAAAAACAACACGCACCAAAACGCCGGGATCGGCGTccggaaaaaaataaagcgCGAACCGGAACTGAGCGTCGACATTCCCGCCGATAATAAGAGCTACCTGGCGATGTCGGCGCCGGCCAGTCCGATGCTGTACAACAACAAGTCGGTGCTGGAGACGCTGCTCCACTCGAACAGCAAGGTCGCGTACACTCCCGACTACGtcaattcttccataaagcaGGACGTCTCGGGCGAGATCGAGATCCTCGAGCACGACCCCGTCGAGAACTTGACCGATTTCACTTACAGGTCGCAGTCGGTCCCGCTCAGCCAGATGATCAAGTCGAACTTCGCGGACGAGGCTCCGTTCATACCGACCCTCGCCGGCCAGAGCGCCGGCGACTTCAACGACTTCGACCCGATCTCGGAGTCGGTGACGGTGAACCGCATCATCGACGCCCTGGACGAGCACCCGTGCGAGAACGCCGCCAACATGGAGATGTACAACGTGGACATCGCCCCGACCGGCCAGTGCCTGCCCGGGTTCAACCTGATCGTCGACAGCAACCTGGAGATCCCGAACAACTTCGGCGACAACATCGCGTACACGCCGGGCTCCCGCCACCTGGCCCGCTCCCAGAGCATAGACGTGAACGGCTGTTACGAGATCAAATGCAACAATCCCTCCAGATCTGTCCCGAACACTCCCCTCTCGTTCAACCAGAACAAGCCGCAGCCGGTGAAGAACTTCAACAGTCAGAGCTCGCGGTCGTACCCGTCGACGCCGCTCTTGGTCGCCGAGTCGGCGTTCAACTACACCGTCAACGGCGACTGCCTCCTCAACGGCCAGCCGATCCGGAGCAACGGGACCGCGCGCGCCGACAGCCTCACATATTTCATGAACCTGAACGAAGCCAACGAGGACAATAACATTGAAAGACATTTGTCGACCGAGGACGAATTCGGCATAGCCAGGAGTCTGCCGGGCAACGAGTTCGGCATCGTCGAGAACGAGAACGGTCTCATGGACGAGAACGGCGTCCTGATCGGCGAACAGACTTACAACGGTAACATCAACAATTGA
- the LOC138123346 gene encoding uncharacterized protein isoform X2, with product MDQDSFRRRCRDIPSKTRGLRGIYSTEAPCTQSTLTAAAWLIVKEWSEFHFKVQFPSLQALAQFLVVSHSVGVGTDAAKQLTSATESQLKGELCGGKSGTKHREMQLQLQKKLQQKNNEVKERKRKIQSPKCDPKPSCKKPKTSMVAASVRPETSPTLTGAGESSTSTSTGSTSTSPTQGKPICDKSLDFTQLPALPDFKSFQKPVCEQPQQQNGLGTAAKVAIPRLASGIKAQQQQRSPQSSPKKQVKNAKYKAIQPKPQPCDNASYNPQTSADIRSQGVLHNVDRFKERKSSDDDCDTPVFPLPRERLESISNVDKDAMDEYLGTNNSQHEEELSKYFSNNIETTDQDNTTKLSQLRQLLEQNGISDNKNFSLVESGPAVALTNPLVDAIAVQTVNMYPAPAPTNQTAAPTAHSNARRRVSFETPLPEDAVPPSPNTRRKNFSFTPISPGPQSPNGRQSKCSSTNVSPFVSPRNTPIPRTKNNTHQNAGIGVRKKIKREPELSVDIPADNKSYLAMSAPASPMLYNNKSVLETLLHSNSKVAYTPDYVNSSIKQDVSGEIEILEHDPVENLTDFTYRSQSVPLSQMIKSNFADEAPFIPTLAGQSAGDFNDFDPISESVTVNRIIDALDEHPCENAANMEMYNVDIAPTGQCLPGFNLIVDSNLEIPNNFGDNIAYTPGSRHLARSQSIDVNGCYEIKCNNPSRSVPNTPLSFNQNKPQPVKNFNSQSSRSYPSTPLLVAESAFNYTVNGDCLLNGQPIRSNGTARADSLTYFMNLNEANEDNNIERHLSTEDEFGIARSLPGNEFGIVENENGLMDENGVLIGEQTYNGNINN from the exons ATGGATCAAGACTCATTTAGAAGAAGATGCAGAGACATCCCTTCCAAAACAAGAGGTTTACGAGGAATATAC AGCACTGAGGCCCCTTGTACTCAGTCCACTTTAACAGCGGCGGCTTGGTTAATTGTGAAGGAATGGTCTGAATTTCACTTTAAAGTTCAATTTCCGTCGTTGCAAGCGCTAGCTCAGTTTCTCGTGGTCAGTCATTCGGTCGGCGTAGGGACTGACGCCGCCAAACAGTTGACTTCCGCCACAGAATCACAACTGAAAG GGGAGCTGTGTGGTGGGAAAAGCGGAACCAAGCACAGGGAAATGCAACTGCAATTGCAGAAAAAACTACAACAGAAAAACAATGAAgttaaagaaagaaagagGAAAATACAG TCTCCCAAGTGCGATCCGAAGCCGAGCTGCAAGAAACCGAAGACGTCGATGGTGGCGGCGTCGGTTCGTCCCGAAACTTCCCCCACGTTGACGGGTGCGGGCGAGAGCAGCACCAGTACAAGCACCGGCAGCACCAGCACGAGTCCCACTCAGGGCAAACCTATCTGTGATAAATCGTTAGATTTCACTCAACTACCAGCGTTACCTGACTTCAAAAGTTTCCAAAAGCCCGTCTGTGAACAGCCGCAACAGCAAAACGGTCTCGGGACAGCTGCCAAGGTGGCGATACCGCGCCTCGCGTCAGGAATCAAGGCTCAACAACAGCAACGGTCGCCACAATCGTCCCCGAAGAAGCAAGTCAAGAATGCAAAGTACAAAGCCATCCAACCCAAACCGCAACCATGTGATAACGCATCGTACAACCCGCAGACCTCTGCGGACATCAGATCTCAAGGTGTACTACACAACGTAGATAGATTTAAGGAAAGAAAAAGCAGTGATGATGATTGTGACACTCCGGTTTTTCCCCTGCCAAGGGAGAGGCTCGAGAGCATCAGCAACGTAGACAAGGACGCCATGGACGAATATTTAG GTACAAACAACAGTCAGCACGAAGAAGAACTGTCAAAATACTTCAGCAACAACATCGAGACCACGGACCAAGACAACACGACGAAACTCTCGCAGCTGCGCCAGCTCCTCGAGCAGAACGGCATCTCCGACAACAAGAACTTCTCCTTGGTGGAGAGCGGCCCCGCTGTTGCCCTGACCAATCCCCTGGTGGACGCCATCGCGGTCCAGACCGTGAACATGTACCCGGCCCCGGCCCCGACCAACCAGACCGCCGCCCCGACCGCTCACAGCAACGCCCGCCGCCGGGTCAGCTTCGAGACGCCGCTCCCCGAAGACGCGGTCCCTCCAAGTCCCAATACTCGccgcaaaaatttcagtttcaCCCCGATAAGTCCCGGCCCGCAGTCGCCCAACGGGCGGCAGTCCAAGTGTTCGAGCACGAACGTGAGTCCATTCGTCAGTCCCAGGAACACGCCGATACCGCGCACCAAAAACAACACGCACCAAAACGCCGGGATCGGCGTccggaaaaaaataaagcgCGAACCGGAACTGAGCGTCGACATTCCCGCCGATAATAAGAGCTACCTGGCGATGTCGGCGCCGGCCAGTCCGATGCTGTACAACAACAAGTCGGTGCTGGAGACGCTGCTCCACTCGAACAGCAAGGTCGCGTACACTCCCGACTACGtcaattcttccataaagcaGGACGTCTCGGGCGAGATCGAGATCCTCGAGCACGACCCCGTCGAGAACTTGACCGATTTCACTTACAGGTCGCAGTCGGTCCCGCTCAGCCAGATGATCAAGTCGAACTTCGCGGACGAGGCTCCGTTCATACCGACCCTCGCCGGCCAGAGCGCCGGCGACTTCAACGACTTCGACCCGATCTCGGAGTCGGTGACGGTGAACCGCATCATCGACGCCCTGGACGAGCACCCGTGCGAGAACGCCGCCAACATGGAGATGTACAACGTGGACATCGCCCCGACCGGCCAGTGCCTGCCCGGGTTCAACCTGATCGTCGACAGCAACCTGGAGATCCCGAACAACTTCGGCGACAACATCGCGTACACGCCGGGCTCCCGCCACCTGGCCCGCTCCCAGAGCATAGACGTGAACGGCTGTTACGAGATCAAATGCAACAATCCCTCCAGATCTGTCCCGAACACTCCCCTCTCGTTCAACCAGAACAAGCCGCAGCCGGTGAAGAACTTCAACAGTCAGAGCTCGCGGTCGTACCCGTCGACGCCGCTCTTGGTCGCCGAGTCGGCGTTCAACTACACCGTCAACGGCGACTGCCTCCTCAACGGCCAGCCGATCCGGAGCAACGGGACCGCGCGCGCCGACAGCCTCACATATTTCATGAACCTGAACGAAGCCAACGAGGACAATAACATTGAAAGACATTTGTCGACCGAGGACGAATTCGGCATAGCCAGGAGTCTGCCGGGCAACGAGTTCGGCATCGTCGAGAACGAGAACGGTCTCATGGACGAGAACGGCGTCCTGATCGGCGAACAGACTTACAACGGTAACATCAACAATTGA
- the LOC138123347 gene encoding beta-mannosidase-like produces the protein MTIGATNDNTMTLCMKFLLLVASVALGAALKRQPLNGQWTATGGDAEIVIPDATVPGGIFSDLMKHNDIADIFYGYGDSNYSWVGLSDWTYASEFEVDDSLLAHNVIYLVCEGLDTFATIYINDVEVGSSQNMFVRYEFDVKDQLKVGTNSIEVKFISAVNKAKALAEDPSNEYVVPPECPDDAYHGICHANRIRKMQASFSWDWGPAFASVGIWKDIYLEGLKNGVIDYVVATTQQNPEGDVWYLTVTTYLNAGDLGPISGYLYVGIIVDDKSVTTSDPFDTPYNPETGEILTFKFYEDEVTPWWPNGYGSQTLYNVSVRYEGEREYDETSVRIGFRNVELVQEELDQGLSFYFKVNGHPIFAKGANEIPISVLPERGQDKDTIERLMQSARDVNMNMLRVWGGGVYESDYFYDLADEYGILIWQDFMFACALYPTDDAYLENVVAEVRHQVKRLASHPSVVVWAGNNENEGALAQNWYDTQDNFDQFKKDYIKLYVDTIGAEVLRILPNATFITSSPTNGAKSVEDDYVSNNPGDPLYGDVHFYDYSSDSWSPSTFPIPRFASEYGYQSLPSIEAWLTATDNLDDLKPDSAFLMDRQHHPDGNQQNLDLIGQQLPLPDPSSENYAEALVYFSQIHQAQAIKTETEHYRSFKGRVNEEGKGYTMGALFWQLNDVWVAPTWSGIDYSGRWKMLHYQALYFYYHMIITGTLTDQTLEVFAVLDDLQVPDVTVKALVHIYKWDSLEPLVAVEYPVTLDPLKAVLVTTIDAATALTTAGCGSDYNEAKTNCFFHLHLLDENNNHLVPFNHVFPEKLKNSNLADPNVKIDSITPLDDVGEVFEVVVSTDAVALFVWLDSHDIRGRFSENGFLHVLPTKTVIFTADDLTTLDDLTASLTVTHLRDPAYM, from the exons ATGACAATCGGTGCAACAAACGACAACACAATGACACTGTGCATGAAATTTCTGCTCTTGGTAGCGAGTGTTGCTCTGGGCGCTGCCCTCAAACGCCAACCTCTGAACGGGCAATGGACAGCGACTGGAGGCGACGCAG AAATCGTAATCCCGGATGCCACAGTTCCCGGAGGAATCTTCTCCGATCTGATGAAACACAACGACATTGCCGACATTTTTTACGGCTATGGAGACTCCAACTACAGCTGGGTCGGCCTGAGCGACTGGACGTACGCTTCGGAGTTCGAAG TTGACGATTCCCTCTTGGCTCACAACGTGATCTACTTGGTCTGCGAGGGTCTGGACACCTTCGCCACGATTTACATCAACGACGTGGAAGTTGGGAGCAGCCAAAACATGTTCGTTCGTTACGAATTCGACGTGAAAGACCAACTGAAA GTGGGCACCAACTCCATCGAGGTGAAGTTTATTTCGGCGGTTAACAAAGCCAAGGCCTTGGCGGAGGATCCGAGTAACGAATATGTGGTTCCCCCGGAATGTCCTGACGACGCCTATCACGGAATCTGTCACGCTAATCGCATAAGGAAAATGCAAGCGTCGTTTTCTTGGGACTGGGGTCCGGCATTTGCGTCAGTCGGGATTTG GAAGGACATATATTTGGAAGGTTTGAAGAACGGTGTTATCGATTATGTTGTGGCGACAACACAACAAAACCCAGAGGGGGATGTGTGGTACCTTACGGTCACCACGTATTTGAATGCAGGCGACTTAGGTCCGATTTCAGGCTATCTTTATGTAGGCATAATAGTAGACGACAAATCGGTAACTACCTCTGATCCTTTTGATACTCCTTACAATCCTGAAACTGGTGAAatactgacatttaaattttacgaa gaTGAAGTTACTCCTTGGTGGCCGAACGGCTACGGCAGTCAAACCTTGTACAATGTAAGTGTCCGTTACGAAGGTGAACGTGAATACGACGAAACGTCGGTGAGAATCGGGTTCAGAAATGTCGAGTTGGTTCAAGAAGAGCTAG ACCAGGGTCTGAGCTTTTATTTCAAAGTGAACGGCCACCCAATCTTCGCCAAAGGCGCCAACGAAATCCCAATCAGCGTCCTCCCCGAGAGAGGACAGGACAAAGACACAATCGAAAGACTGATGCAAAGTGCCAGAGACGTCAACATGAACATGCTAAGAGTTTGGGGCGGCGGCGTCTACGAGTCTGATTATTTCTACGACTTGGCCGACGAGTACGGCATCCTTATCTGGCAAGACTTCATGTTCGCGTGCGCTCTGTACCCCACCGACGACGCCTACTTAGA GAACGTCGTTGCCGAAGTGAGGCACCAAGTGAAGAGACTAGCCAGTCACCCCAGCGTCGTGGTCTGGGCAGGTAACAACGAGAACGAAGGCGCGCTCGCGCAGAACTGGTACGACACCCAGGACAACTTCGACCAGTTCAAAAAGGACTACATCAAGCTGTACGTGGACACTATCGGAGCGGAAGTCCTCCGGATCCTGCCGAATGCGACCTTCATCACGTCCAGTCCAACAAACGGAGCGAAGTCGGTTGAGGATGACTACGTTTCCAATAACCCGGGGGATCCCCTCTACGGCGACG TGCACTTTTACGACTACTCTTCGGACAGTTGGTCTCCGTCGACGTTCCCGATTCCGCGGTTCGCCTCCGAGTACGGTTACCAATCGCTGCCGAGCATCGAAGCTTGGCTCACCGCCACAGACAATTTGGACGATCTGAAACCAGACAGCGCTTTCCTGATGGACCGACAACACCATCCCgacggcaaccaacaaaattTGGACCTGATCGGTCAGCAGCTGCCGCTGCCTGATCCCTCCAGCGAAAACTACGCCGAAGCCTTGGTGTACTTCTCTCAGATACATCAGGCTCAAGCCATCAAAACCGAGACCGAGCACTATCGCAGTTTCAAGGGGCGTGTCAACGAGGAGGGCAAGGGTTACACGATGGGCGCCCTCTTCTGGCAGCTGAACGACGTGTGGGTGGCGCCCACTTGGTCCGGGATAG ACTATTCCGGAAGGTGGAAAATGTTGCACTACCAGGCCCTTTACTTTTACTACCACATGATAATAACGGGCACGTTAACAGACCAAACTTTGGAAGTTTTTGCTGTTCTGGATGATCTTCAAGTGCCAGATGTGACGGTCAAAGCGTTGGTTCACATTTATAAGTGGGACTCGCTGGAACCACTTGTCGCAGTGGAGTATCCAGTAACTCTG GACCCTCTCAAAGCCGTGCTCGTCACCACTATTGACGCTGCCACAGCTTTGACCACTGCGGGTTGCGGCAGCGACTACAACGAGGCCAAAACCAATTGCTTCTTCCATCTGCATTTGCTCGACGAAAACAACAACCATTTGGTGCCGTTCAATCACGTCTTCcctgaaaaactgaaaaattctAACCTCGCCGATCCCAACGTCAAG ATCGACTCGATTACACCACTAGATGATGTAGGTGAAGTCTTCGAGGTCGTGGTCAGCACGGACGCTGTGGCCTTGTTTGTCTGGTTGGACTCTCACGACATCCGAGGGAGGTTTTCCGAGAACGGGTTCTTGCACGTGCTTCCTACCAAGACGGTGATCTTTACGGCTGACGACCTAACAACATTGGACGATTTGACAGCTTCTCTGACAGTCACCCACTTGCGAGACCCAGCCTATATGTAA
- the LOC138123348 gene encoding beta-mannosidase-like: MTIGATNDNTMTLCMKFLLLVASVALGAALKRQSLNGQWTATGGDAEIVIPDATVPGGIFSDLMKNNDITDIFYGYGDSNYSWVGLSDWTYASEFEVDDSLLAHNVIYLVCEGLDTFATIYINDVEVGSSQNMFVRYEFDVKDQLKVGTNSIEVKFSSAVNKAKALAEDPSNEYVVPPECPDDAYHGICHANRIRKMQASFSWDWGPAFASVGIWKDIYLEGLKNGVIDYVVATTQQNPEGDVWYLTVTTYLNAGDLGPISGYLYVGIIVDDKSVTTSDPFDTPYDPETGEILTFKFYEDDVTPWWPNGYGSQTLYNVSVRYEGEREYDETSVRIGFRNVELVQEELDQGLSFYFKVNGHPIFAKGANEIPISVLPERGQDKDTIERLMQSARDVNMNMLRVWGGGVYESDYFYDLADEYGILIWQDFMFACALYPTDDAYLENVVAEVSHQVKRLASHSSIAIWAGNNENEGGLSQNIWGIQDLDQYKNDYIKLYVNTIEREVLRILPNATFITSSPTNGAESVEENFIAENPGDELYGDVHFYDYSSDSWSPSTFPIPRFASEYGYQSMPSIESWLTATDSLDDLRPDSAFLMYRQRHPDGNQQNLDLIGQQLQLPDPSSENYVKALVYFSQIYQAQAIKTETEHYRSFKGRVNEEGKGYTMGALFWQLNDVWVAPTWSGIDYSGRWKMLHYQALYFYYHMIITGRLTDQTLEVYAVLDDLQVPDVTVKALVHIYKWDSLEPLVAVEYPVTLDPLKAVLVTTIDAATALTTAGCGSDYNEAKTNCFFHLHLLDENNNHLVPFNHVFPEKLKNSNLADPNVKIDSITPTDDEGKVFEVVVSTDAVALFVWLDSHDIRGRFSENGFLHVLPTKTVVFTADDVTTLDDLTASLTITHLRDPAYL, translated from the exons ATGACAATCGGTGCAACAAACGACAACACAATGACACTGTGCATGAAATTTCTGCTCTTGGTAGCGAGTGTTGCTCTGGGCGCTGCCCTCAAACGCCAATCTCTGAACGGGCAATGGACAGCCACTGGAGGCGACGCAG AAATCGTAATCCCGGATGCCACAGTTCCCGGAGGAATCTTCTCCGATCTGATGAAAAACAACGACATCACCGACATTTTTTACGGCTATGGAGACTCCAACTACAGCTGGGTCGGCCTGAGCGACTGGACGTACGCTTCGGAGTTCGAAG TTGACGATTCCCTCTTGGCTCACAACGTGATCTACTTGGTCTGCGAGGGTCTGGACACCTTCGCCACGATTTACATCAACGACGTGGAAGTTGGGAGCAGCCAAAACATGTTCGTTCGTTACGAATTCGACGTGAAAGACCAACTGAAA GTGGGCACCAACTCCATCGAGGTGAAGTTTAGTTCGGCGGTTAACAAAGCCAAGGCCTTGGCGGAGGATCCGAGTAACGAATATGTGGTTCCCCCGGAATGTCCTGACGACGCCTATCACGGAATCTGTCACGCTAATCGCATAAGGAAAATGCAAGCGTCGTTTTCTTGGGACTGGGGTCCGGCATTTGCGTCAGTCGGGATTTG GAAGGACATATATTTGGAAGGTTTGAAGAACGGTGTTATCGATTATGTTGTGGCGACAACACAACAAAACCCCGAGGGGGATGTGTGGTACCTTACGGTCACCACGTATTTGAATGCAGGCGACTTAGGTCCGATTTCAGGCTATCTTTATGTAGGCATAATAGTAGACGACAAATCGGTAACTACCTCTGATCCTTTTGATACTCCTTACGATCCTGAAACTGGTGAAatactgacatttaaattttacgaa gaTGACGTTACTCCTTGGTGGCCGAACGGCTACGGCAGTCAAACCTTGTACAATGTGAGTGTCCGTTACGAAGGTGAACGTGAATACGACGAAACGTCGGTGAGAATCGGGTTCAGAAATGTCGAGTTGGTTCAAGAAGAGCTAG ACCAGGGTCTGAGCTTTTATTTCAAAGTGAACGGCCACCCAATTTTCGCCAAAGGCGCCAACGAAATCCCAATCAGCGTCCTCCCCGAGAGAGGACAGGACAAAGACACAATCGAAAGACTGATGCAAAGTGCCAGAGACGTCAACATGAACATGCTAAGAGTTTGGGGCGGCGGCGTCTACGAGTCTGATTATTTCTACGACCTGGCCGACGAGTACGGCATCCTTATCTGGCAAGACTTCATGTTCGCGTGCGCTCTGTACCCCACCGACGACGCCTACTTAGA GAACGTCGTTGCCGAAGTAAGTCACCAAGTAAAGAGACTCGCCAGCCACTCCAGCATCGCGATCTGGGCAGGTAACAACGAGAACGAAGGGGGGCTCTCGCAGAATATTTGGGGAATTCAGGACCTCGACCAGTATAAGAACGACTACATCAAACTCTACGTGAACACTATCGAAAGAGAAGTCCTCCGGATCCTGCCGAATGCGACTTTTATTACGTCAAGTCCAACAAACGGAGCGGAGTCTGTTGAGGAAAACTTCATCGCCGAAAACCCAGGAGACGAGCTGTACGGTGACG TACACTTTTACGATTACTCTTCGGACAGTTGGTCTCCGTCGACGTTCCCGATTCCGCGGTTCGCCTCCGAGTACGGTTACCAATCGATGCCGAGTATTGAATCTTGGCTCACCGCCACAGACAGTTTGGACGATTTGAGACCAGACAGCGCTTTCTTGATGTACCGACAACGCCATCCCgacggcaaccaacaaaattTGGACCTGATCGGTCAGCAGTTGCAGCTGCCTGATCCCTCCAGCGAAAACTATGTCAAAGCTTTGGTGTACTTCTCTCAGATATATCAGGCTCAAGCCATCAAAACCGAGACCGAGCACTATCGCAGTTTCAAGGGCCGCGTCAACGAGGAGGGCAAGGGTTATACGATGGGGGCCCTCTTCTGGCAGCTGAACGATGTGTGGGTGGCGCCCACTTGGTCCGGGATAG ACTATTCCGGAAGGTGGAAAATGTTGCACTACCAGGCCCTTTACTTTTACTACCACATGATAATAACGGGCAGGTTAACAGACCAAACTTTGGAAGTTTACGCTGTTCTGGATGATCTTCAAGTGCCAGATGTGACGGTCAAAGCGTTGGTTCACATTTATAAGTGGGACTCGCTGGAACCACTTGTCGCAGTGGAGTATCCAGTAACTCTG GACCCCCTCAAAGCCGTGCTCGTCACCACTATTGACGCTGCCACAGCTTTGACCACTGCGGGTTGCGGCAGCGACTACAACGAGGCCAAAACCAATTGCTTCTTCCATCTTCATTTGCTCGACGAAAACAACAACCATTTGGTGCCGTTCAATCACGTCTTCcctgaaaaactgaaaaattctAACCTCGCCGACCCCAACGTCAAG ATCGACTCGATTACACCGACGGATGATGAAGGCAAAGTCTTCGAGGTCGTGGTCAGCACGGACGCTGTGGCCTTGTTTGTCTGGTTGGACTCTCATGATATCAGAGGGAGGTTTTCCGAGAACGGGTTCTTGCACGTGCTTCCTACCAAGACGGTGGTCTTTACGGCTGATGACGTAACGACATTGGACGATTTGACAGCTTCTTTGACAATCACCCACTTGCGAGACCCAGCCTATTTGTAA